Below is a genomic region from Hevea brasiliensis isolate MT/VB/25A 57/8 chromosome 3, ASM3005281v1, whole genome shotgun sequence.
CTAGTGAGGAGCAATTGTCAATGAGGTGATAGGGTGCTCGAATTTTTTCCCTATTTGGATTGATTCCGCTTAACGTCGGTGCCATGGCCATTCTGTTGGAAGTACCCTTTCgaccattttatttttgtttctcttttatccttcaaaatgcaattggattaaaagaaaattaaaagagaGAAAAGTATGTGCTCAATCTTAATGTATTGAAACTGGTTGTACATCGGGGTATGATTTTAACAATGAGTGAGAAAGCGATAATACGAAAATTTAAGTGAAACATTAAACAAAAAAGTGGCCTAAATATACTGCCATTCTGGCAATGACGGATGGTAGATTCTCAAATGAATATCAACTAAATGTTAATTGATCTAGGATTTTCACTGGCAAAACCTTGGCCACGCAATGTCGATGGGTCGATCCGCATATACTGTTAAGAGGACCGCGAATCGTTGACTTGGCAATGGAATTATGTTCCGATGGATTCATGTGCTTCTATCTGCCTCAGAAAACCTGAGGTTACAATTTGTCGTCTCTTTCCATCTCTGATTACCGCTTTAAGACTGTACTAGCTAAGAAGGAAGATGGACCCTGCACAAGCTGTGGTGTCACATTTTGTGAAACTTCAAAGCATCATAAAGAAGGATATAtcaaatatcagaatggctgaatttggatttttgttttgCTTTTTTCTGGAGGGTAGGTGAAGGTGTTGTCTCAAATGGGAAACTGAAAATTTTTGACACTGTCAAGCATGCatttgtcaattttttttttgacaaaaaaaaaaaggaagcctCCAAAGAGAGTATACAAGAGCACATGAAGGAGCCAATAGATGAAGCCGGATGGAGGGTAGAGTATGTCAATGAGCTTAAATAGAGCTTTTCTTCACTTAACAAAATATTATGTCACCGAGCTATAGTTggagatattaaaattatttttaagactataaaattttaaattggagtttaaaaactaaattaataaaaaaaaattaataatatcatACTTCTAAAAAAATAATGGGTAATAAACATATTATTAATTGAGTGATGAAATTTTTGTGCAtgacaaaaaaattttaaaatataatggcAGTGAAAAACAGAAGCTAAACTTCATACTAATaatgatagttttttttttttttttcattaatggACTAATATTCAAACTTGAGAACTCATATATTAATCGTTACCATTGAGCTAAAATGGTGGAAGATACTCTCTTGATATCTTAATTGTTACCCCCATATTGATACATTTAATCTGGataatctatattttgaataaacaaGATAAGATTCAAATTCAAAAGTTAAAACCTTTAACAGATAGAAGAGAATTAGTCATATCCCCTCGCAATCAAGAGGaattaaattcttcaaaactctatAGGGATATTACAAGATACTCTCTTCATATCTTAATTGTTACCCCCGTATTCATACATTTAATCTAGATAATCAATGTTGAATAAGCAGGACAAGTtcaaattcaaaaaattaaaatctctgATAGATGGCCGAGAATCACACATATTCCTTCCAATTAGGAGGAATTAAAAGTGAGgtttgagaaagaaaaaaaaaaaatcgagggATGATTTGCTAACGATCGTATCAGTGAGTTGAAATACAAAAAATATGGGGGTCCCCTTTGTTTGAGTGAAAAATAGTTCAACACAAGGTTGGTGCCCTCCAAGTTTAAAAATCGTTTTCAAGTTCCACTCCCATCTCTTTTTTTTTAGGTTTGGTTTGATCATTCTTTTCATTTCAGACTTTGTATATATGACCCTTTCCTAACAAACATTTCAGATTTCCATGGAGGACGAGAAACATGACTTCTCTGCTTCTTTTTCATGGTGGTCAGGCAGCCATAATCGACCCCTTCAATCTCCATGGCTTCAAGCCACTCTTTCAggtttatctctctctctctctctctctctccccctctcttctgttgcccttttttttttttcctttaataccTCAGAAATTATCAAAAAAAGACAAATTAAGTGGTGAGTGTTTGAACATACACTCTGAGATAGGCATTCGATTAATATGATCCAGGCCCAATAGGCTTCTCTGTCACTTGTTAGTCATATCTGGTTCAAGAACAGAACAGTAATTATTTGTGGCATTATGCAGATTTGGATGAGAAGATTCAAATGATGGTCAATATTATACAAGATGATGGAGATTCTTTTGTGGATAGGGCTGAGAGGTTTTATAAGAGAAGACCTGAGCTCTTGAAGATCGTGCAGGACCTGCAGAATTCCTATCTTTCCTTGGCTGAAAAATATGACCAGCTAAGATCTGCAGAATTCATTCCTGCTGCCCATTTGAGGTcacctctttcttcttcttcttcactgaAGCTCCTACAAAACACTAACAAAGAAAATACTGAGACAACCAAACTAGAGGAATCACCAATTTCCCAACCCCAGTCGGTTCAACAAGAAGATTCTGAAACTAAAACTCAAATCTCCAGCTTCGAGCAGCATTCCTTGAATAAACCAGTTTCATGTAAACAATGCAAGACGGAAGAAGATAATCAAGGAGATAATATGAACGGAGGAGGGCTGAAGAAGATTGTACTAGCTGGTGATGATAGCGAAGAGAAGGAGAATATATGGAATCAAACGAGGCAAAAGGTTTCAAAACTGATTGAGGACAATTTGAAGCAACAGAATGAGCTAATAAGgagaaatgaagagaagagaGAAGTGATGAAACAACTTCGTGCCCAAATCAACAGGTTAATGGAAGAGAACAGGGCCTTGAAGAGTTGTCTTCCAAGTTACAAGGTGGATATGAAACGAAACGAATCTCGTGTCTCCAAGCTCAAGGGTCTCAATTGCATTGGCCAGTTTCAAGGCTAAGTTGGTCTTCACCTATTTTATTGGAAATGGACGTGGACATGGAAATGGTTGGTTTCTACTATTTCATTTTCCTTGGTTACATCGTTTTGTCACCCATAGTGTTGGATCATTGTTTCCCCTGGAACTTCTCGAGTTCGATCCAATCAAGCCTACTGAACAACAAAAGAATCCATGATTGTTTCCCATTTGTTGATCAAATATTATCTCCTTTGCAACTTTATAAGACTCGATCATTGTTGGTCATTTAATTTTACCTTCCATTTGaatgaaaaatttaaaatgtgaGCTTTAAAGTTGATAAAATTATAGATTTTTTAGATTGGTTGTAATTATAAATTTGTATTAGACTCGCAAATATGAAGAATATCTTTTTTTAAATGTGAATTTAAAATGATTCataaaataatatcatttaaaattCACTATAAAAGTTCTTAATAAATCAAATGGCCTATTTAAATatcttatttcaaattttaatattcaaacatagggttattttatttttattcctgTTGAAATTTATTTGTTTTAAAATAGAATTGAAGCATGAAAAAAGAAATTGagcataattaaaattaaaaaaaaaaattaatttggacttttaatataataaaaataattaaattaatgaattttaacttATAGGATGCAAGAagatttagaattttaatttaattatatttagaaAACCCTTTTAACTCTATACATCCATTTATTCATGcttttattattttgaaatttCTATACATCGTAATATATTAATTTAGTAATATTAAACTCAacgtaatattattttataaataatgatTTGTTTTTATATACATTTTGTTTCTACGGAGATTTATTTTATAAAtggatttaaatattatttaaaattaaacaagtaaaaacgaatatataaaaaaataaaaaaattgtggCGTGGGAAAAGCATATCTCTGTCTTGTTTCCTTTGTACAGGATGCACGCGCGCACGTCCAAGACCAGCTTCTGTGGATGGTCTTGAGAGTGAGACGGATACTGACATCTCTCCGCTTGTTTCTCCCTCCAACGTCGTGCGTTTATCTCTCTCTATTGCACGCAGATCTAGGCATTCCTCAATTTTCAGACATCAATCATTTCCCTCGCTCACTGTCTCCGCTTTTCTCTTTTATGGACCGGAACAGAACCGACAGCCCCATCTACTCGCGCCAATGGAGCAGCGATTCCAGCGCCTCTGCTGGCACTGGTCCGTCATCTCCGGTGGTAATGTCGCCTGGACGTCACCACCACTCGCGCTCCTCTTCTGTCACCGGACTTTCCACCGTCAAGAGAAACCAAAATTTCGCTGCCAAAGCAGCTGCTCAGCGCTTGGCTCAGGTCATGGCTTCTCAAACCACTGACGATGACGAGGACGATGGTGACGATCTAGGGTTTAGATATAGTGCACCacctcctctctctctttctagGAATCTTAACTCTGCTGCTACTACTAATACTAAACCTACGGTTCCATCTAGCTGGATCACTAGATCTCCTTCCCCTGCCGTATGTTTTCAGCacaccacaccccccccccctacATTTTGAGTGAAGGGGGttgagttttaattttaattagggtGAAGTAGAATGCTAATGGGAATTTTTGTATTTGAATTTAGTTATCTGGGAACATGGTAGAGGAAACTCCATCGGTTCGTTCAACATCAGCTGGAAGGTCCTCAATTTCCTTTCGAACAGCACCGCCGCTGCCAACCAGTAAAGGATCACTGAGGACTGCGGTTTCTTTACCACCAATGGAGCCTCCCAGAAACGGGCAGAGAGACAGTAAAAGGTAGTACCTTTTTTGACATTGCAATGAACTAACATAGACATTTATCTTCTTCTGCTTATTCAGTTGAGTAATCcgggaaaaaaaaattgtattggtTTGTGATTCAATAACTTAAAATGTGAACTCCCATAATTGCAGATTCTCATCAGATGTGGGACACTTTAACTCTAAAGATACAGGAGATCAGCGCGAGGCCTCTGCTCTTCGTGATGAAGTATGTTAATAATACTTGTTAAGTTTCTGTCTGTGTTGTGTTTGACTATAAAATGATTCTCTACAAGAGATACAAAATAGATTTTTCGGTTTTACAATAATGAAGGTTTGGCTCATTTTTGCAGCTTGATATGCTACAAGAAGAGAATGAGAACATCCTTGAGAAGGTGTGGTAATTTTGTTATTTTCCATTGCTAAAAGTATAGATTTTATTCACTTTATTTGGTGCAATAAAACCCAAATTCACTTTACAGCTCAGGCTTGAGGAAGAGAGATGCAAGGAAGCAGAGGCCAGAGTTAAAGAGCTTCAGAAGCAGGTGATTGTTTGTTTTTCTCACATTGGTAGACAACGTTTTTAATTCAGTGCGTTGGCTTTGGGTGTAATTATTGAAAGACTCATAGTGATCTCCTTCCCAGCCCTAACTCATGATTTCACCCACTCATGCTCTCTACTGCTTGTCGTGGGTCTTTAGGTTGCTGCTCTTGGCGAAGGAGTATCTTTGGAAGCTAAATTATTGAGCAGGAAAGTTGTTGTTCTAACAACTTCATTGATGATTGTCTATTTTTCTTCTTAATGTTCTTGTTATGACATGCTGCACTTCCATCTGCAGAAAGGAAGCTGCTTTGCGACAAAGAGAGGTAATGGTCATAGTTTTCTATTCCATTTTAAATATGTTACTGTCTTGATAACTTATTCTGGCTCGTCTATTTAAATTTGTATGTTTTCGTTTTTTCTTTCTTCAGGCTGCACTCAAGGAAGCAAAACAAAATAATATGGTGGATAAGGAAGTTGCATCTATTAGATCTGAAGTGGAGGTAAGTAGCGCTTCCATGTGACGCTTAAGTTTCTTATATCATATTTCCCTCTACTGCTAGTGCTAGAGTAGGTGATTGATTTAAAAGCCTTGTATTTTTCTTACCGCTGCTAATATGCAGTTGAATTTTGTTCTCAAATTAGAATGCAAAAGAGGAGGCTACAGCTGTTGTGCAACAGCTTCATGGAGCTGAATCTGAAGTGAGAGCCCTTCGCTCAATGACACAAAGGATGATTTTGACTCAGAAAGAAATGGTTTGTACTTCAACAATTGCAAGTGACCGGTTATAATCATTTGAGAACTAGTTAGTTACTGTATTTGCATCCCAGGAAGAAGTTGTTCTTAAGAGGTGTTGGCTTGCTCGCTACTGGGGCTTAGCTGCAAAATATGGTACCTTCTGTTCAAGATATGTTTTGATTTATCACTGgaattttctttctattttcaAATTTTGGTTGGTTCAATTTGTTGGTTGAGGTAACTTAACAAAGCCTATGCTTCATCATTTTCTGAATATGACTTCTTAGTGCAGATAAACTTGGAGAATCTCTTTGAGATTAGTCACCTCTGAACTTATAATTGCAGTACCATTTTGTCCTTAATATGGATGATATGAGATGTCTTACTTTATTCtaatatttgattttaaaatattCACGTGGAATTTGGAGTTGGTatgtaatttcattaatttttgccTCTGAACTTGGGTCATGCATGCATCTGCTGGCTTTATTTCACTCAATGACGTCACTTTCCATTTTCATGTTTAGGTATCTGTGCCGATGTTGCTGTGTCAAAACATGAATATTGGTCATCCTTAGCACCTCTTCCATTTGAGGTTGTTGTTTCTGCTGGACAAAAGGCAAAAGAGGAATGTTGGGAAAAAGGTTTTGCCCTCTAATTGATTTTGCAGCTACTGTGTTTGGCCCTATCACGGACAATATTACTGGATATCTTTTTCTCAATAGATTCAATGTTACTGCACATTGTGttatttatttcaatttctttcaggCTTTAACTCTTATAACTTTGAGTAGGAGATGATGACAATGAAAAGAGAAGCAAACTTGCTGTTGACCTGAGTGATCTAACTGGAGAAGGAAATATTGAGAGTATGCTTTCAGTTGAAATGGGCTTGAAGGagcttgcttctttgaaggttTTTTCCCCCTATTAACTTGTTTGTTTTCTAACGTCGGTACTATCTTCTGTTAAACTTGGaattatttttctgtgttctcaaCCGTCTTTAATTAGCAGTTATATTTGCATGCTTTAGAGACTTCTTTATTGAGAATTCCCTCTATCCATAATATCATGTTGTTTGAAACTTTTAAGGTTGAGGATGCTATTGTGCTTGCATTGGCTCAACAAAGGCGCCCAAGTTCTGCTCGGCTATCCATCTCAGGTGTCAGTTGAATGACCAACTTGCTTAGCTTTATTCTTTGCTGATTTAGTTAGTTCATTCCTTTTCCTTTGTTGTTCTTGTTCTTTTTTGttagatttcattcatttagcTTTCTCTGCTACCATTTGTTGCGTTTTAGTCACGGAAATGTCTGCATTATTAATGTGTTCTGAATGTGTACTTTGCTCTTTGTTGCTCTCAGATATCAAATCACCAGGTGATCCAAAGTATATGGAGGCAGTTGGTAAGTCATATTTTTTGCTACTCAATGCTTTTTGCAATTAGAATCTTCTACTATGTTGAAAATAATGTAGGTACAGCCTACTATCACTAGTGTAAAATAAAGTTGATAGCCAATATTTTCACCATTATgactttaattataatttcaatccaTGATCCATCTGTCCTCTGACAGAATTGTTTCCCGAGGAGTCTGAAGATGTTCTTTTCAAGGAGGTACTGGCATTTATTCTTAATTACCCTTGTTCATATCTCTTTTAATTTCCAGCAGTTTTATGATCTTTCCTTTGTGATGGATGAACGTGCTTAGGACTTAGGAGGAGTTGTGTTCTTTAACTTCCTTTGCCTTCTTCAAGACACTTTCAGTGACTAGCCCACTTGTTGTAAGGGTTTTCAGTGAAGAAACGGTGCCTGCCCAGTTATTCAATAAACATTTCTTTGGCATGTATATATTCATGTTTGTACAACTGATATTATGCAAAGAACAAATGTTGATTTCTTACTGGATCTAATCAATCTACAACATATTCACACAGGCGTGGCTTACATATTTTTGGAGCAGAGCCAAAGACAACGGTATAGAGGAGACCATTGCCAAAGAACGGCTTCAATTTTGGATCAACCGCCGTGGCCACTCACCAAGTTCACATGATGCTGTTGATGGTTAAGCTTTCTCTCTTTCATTAATAAATTACTGCTTAACAATTCCCTAAAACCACAAGGGAAATACATTGTAGAACTTCCGGTCCATATCACCAGAATCACTTGGGACATTTTAGGAAGTGTTAACTTCTACATATTTTTGGTCAGGACCTTTTCTATTTCTTTATATCACACTTTGGGTGTTTGATTTTCAGTTGAGCGAGGCCTGATGGAGCTCAGGAAGCTAGGAATAGAACATCGACTGTGGGAAGCATCTCGCAAAGAAATTGATCAGGACTCTTCCACCAAACGTAACAAGGAAATCAACTGGACAATTTAAGAGCTCTGGTTGATGGGAAATGTCTATATTTTTCTTTCTGCGTTTTTCCTTGTGTTTTTTGGAACATGTCTAATTATTTCAAGTGAGACATGGCCACCGGTTCTCTAGCGTCCACGACTCTATTACACTATACCAAAGTAGAGGCTTCCTCTCTGTTGCAGACAAATGAGGCACTGAGACAAATGTCTTGTAGAGAAATCATGATTGAAGATGCGTAGGATGCTATTTGATTCCTCCATTTCCTGCATTGTTTCACTAAACATGGATACGATGCCATTTCAGGTTAAACACATTGCTCGATACACGCAAATGTTTTTTAGCCACGTAAGATGAACAAATTACTAGTTCTCAATTCGAGTTGTAATTGTCCTCTGTTGTTATATTTCAAATTCTTAACAATATTTTGTCATTGGATAGGAGATGGAGGCCATTTTTATACATTGTAAGGGTGATCAGTATTtgaattgatttaatttaaaattttttcagtAATTTGGTTTGGCTGAGCCTTCTAATCGGATTAAACATAATAATAGACTCATGCGATGCTGAAATAGCAATTAGCCACCATGATTAAATCTCAGGGTATtacttttttatattattatataaatttaaattaagagGATTGTAGCAAACTATCATATGATATTCTTAAAAAAGCAAATCTGATTTATTATAGATGTATATGAATATAAAtaagataaaattttttatttttaggaaTGAGTTTAGATAAACAACAGAGCTAATCAATGCTCCAAtcaataaatcaaattaaattaaacattcatTTGACTTTTGTTTAATCTGCTAAAAGTTTAATTAATCCGATTAATCCTCATTCCTATTAACTTGTAACTTCTACATCAATGTTAAAGAAAGATGcctcattttaaattttagaagatGCACTACTTTTTGGAGCATTAATTGAAATATCCCTCGTGCAGGGCACATTTCATGCCTGGCTTTTGCAAGAAATCTTGGTCGTTGAGAGGATGCTGTATAGCGGTTGCAATGCCTTTTTCCAAGTGATTTTCTTGATCTGCTTCATTTTCTAACAAACTGTGAGCCAATATCTGAAGAGTCAGAATAGTTGATCCCACAAGTTTTCTCCGCTGGTTTAGTCAGCTCCAGAGCCACAGGTGAAGAGCCCCAACAAAAAAATTTACTGAATTAGGAACAAACGCTTGCTTAAGTGCTTAGCTAGTGGGATGATAACACTTATATTAACCTAATAACCATAACATTAGTCTTGTATATACAAAACCGAACTAAGATTAAGAATTACCATCTTTTggccaaaataactacaaggatcAATCACAAAAAAGGCATCAGTTACCATGGTGCAGCAGCTAGACTTTCAAAATCTTGCCTGGATTTCACAATGTCTTCACTGATAGCATTAGCATCTTCTTGTAAAGCAATAATCTCAGAATCTTTCATCACCTTCATTGCCACTTTCATTGCCCGTTGCTCTTCTATCTCCCTTAACTTCTTGTCAATTGCATCAATATCTTCTTTCACTTTGGCTTTTTCGTGATCACACTCTGCAATCTGAATGTCAACATTTTTTGACTGATCCTGAAGCTGTTCTTGCCTATCTTTGATAGACAGTAACTTGTTAAGACGGTCCACAACAGCCTTAACATCAAATCCAAGCATTTCCAGATCAGCGAGAGTTTCCAAATAGCTATAAAAAAGCATTCTAGGATCATCAACGTGCAACTTGGATGTCTTATCTACCACAGTGGCGAAGGTCAACATATGACCAATAGCAGATCCCTCCCGACTTGCCTCTTTACAATCAATCAAAGGACTAAAATGTGGATTTTGTGGTAGAGATTGGAAAGCTTCCAGAGACTCAACATTTTTCCAAATAGGTGAGCTCTTCACAAAAGGAGTTGTTTGAATCTTCACTAGGTCACTGTCTACTATAACATTTATTGCAGAAGATTGTGTGAATTCGTCAGCTTGTCTTTCTTCTTTACCTGCACGAACATTATACTCAACCATACTGGTATATAAAATCAAGAATGCATtaactgaatttttgaagttaccAAACAGAGAAGGATTTTCAAGTTGTTAACCAATCGTACCTTCAGGCTCAAAGCCTATTACTGTACACAATTCTGCCTCTTCAGCTGTACAAtgtttaaaattcatttcattagcaCCATCTCCAGCTACATTGTGCAGTTCACCTGCATGAAACAAATCAAATTAGTTTTGCCATAAACACTTATTCAGCCATTACTTAGGTAATATCTCTGTACCTGCTTTCTGCTGCTGAATTGCATCACTTTCTTTCTGTAGATTAATCTCCTGCACAGTTAAAGCACAAACACTAATTAACATGTATGGATATGACAAATTGACTAATTTGTTACTTAATTAGCTCCATATTATTCTAAAATTCAACATATTTCGTAGATAGAATGGAACAAGCAGCATATTATTCTCAAATTCAAATGCTTCACTTCTAGTGCCTGAAGATGCTGCTTTGCCAAAGTCAACGtgacttttctttgtttgtaatgTTCTCATTCAATTGTTGGATCAAGTAAGCGTCTCTTCAGATATTCAAACAGCTTCAAATATACCTCATCAAGAAGCTGGTAAGAATTTTCTGGATATGAGCCCTTTCTCCCCTCAGCTAAGGCACCAGAAGATTCAGCATCTTTTTCTATATGGTCAACTTCAACAATAACTTCAGAAGAATCTCCTTTTGTCATGTCCTCTCTGCCTGCTGCTGTATCCCACTGGCTTGTAACTTGAGAATTCAGTTCCCCTTTTATCACAGAACTTTTCATTTCACTATTTAGTCCAGCTTCTTGTTGATTAGGCTCCTGGAATAGTAAGAAAAGAATCCAAACAAGTtgtcaataaaattggagaaaaagttagCAAGAAGCATAACATTCACTTCCTCCTTAATTAAGGAAATAACATATATTGATCAGAGCACAGTTCCCAGGTTCACTAATTGACACTAGATCCAGTGATGCAAGCTGCAAACAAAAGCCTATGAATCTATAAACAAATTTTCCAGATACTTTAACAAAATTCATGGTTCGATGTGATGGCAACAGGAGATAATCACCATGCCAGTCTTTGCATTTAACAAAGTTTGCCAAAAGCAAAAATTAGGCTTACAATGTTCTCTCCCCTGAATGGACCTTCAGACCCAGCATTGTCAACCAATTGTTGGGTTGAGCATTTAGTTAGTGCGCTGTCTGTGACTTGCACTTCTTGATTTGTTGTCTTGATTGGTATCAACTTTGCAGGACATGCTTGTGGAGACAAAGGGTTTGCAGACTTTCCCCTTTTGAACTTCTTGGAAGGGCATGATAGTTCATCCTCAATCTTAGGTGCTCTCTTATTCACTTTCTTACTTGTTGATTTTGCTTCACAAGGGGTTGAATGCTCTAATAAGTTCTTCCTTGAATTTTCGCATGAGGATTTTCCTTCTGAGTGATCCCATTCTGCAGTTGAACTCTCAATATGAATAGCCACCTCAGGGCTTTTGGCATTGTTGTCAACATGGGTTGAATGTTCTTTGCATTGTATACCAATTGATACATCCTGAAACAGAGCCCAATATCTAAAGCTACATACACTAATTTGGTCATGCAGATGTACTAATTCTAGAGCAACAAAACTGTACTAAGTTAACACATAACAGCATCATCAAACTACCAGCAATATCTACAAGGGATGACAGGAGGGAAATATAGGGAGAAGTGGTTTCACATTCACATCCAACAATATTAATTCTAGTTTAAACTTGGGCAAAACAAAATCATATAGTTGTTTTCAAGGCAATGACCTATTCATCCTCTTTCTATCTACTCCTTTGACAGTCTCAGTCATTTAGTTAGGTGAACCTTTCTGTCAAAACCTTCTGTCCCAAAAAGGGAGAGTGCAAGATAGTTAACAATTAAGTACGGTTTAATATCAAAAAATGCAGCAGATGCAAAAGAAAATTGGAGGAAGGCAGAATACCCTGGAATAACTAACCCATGAGCCATTCATCAAGTG
It encodes:
- the LOC110659442 gene encoding DUF724 domain-containing protein 3 isoform X1, whose product is MAGKRKDVNIERKTHFLSVGSQVEVSSDDEGFKGAWYVATILKSPFSSRKTFAKRKFKVLVQYHELITDNDENERLTEFVDASHIRPLPPPPDIDQSFEPHDVVDAFHRDGWWKAVVVKVQVLEKDNSKRYTVIFENPPEQFDFCSADLRFHWVWTDGNWVRPPKQKRMEGLKFGKGMAVEVSLNKENFQDAWFPAIVIEEVGFNSFLVECGSSRNNDENGLMREIVDSFHIRSPPPNLEVKNFEILETVDAFYDSSWRDGFITKILTDGRYNIFLKHANVEKQFSQSEIRPHLHLMNGSWVSYSRDVSIGIQCKEHSTHVDNNAKSPEVAIHIESSTAEWDHSEGKSSCENSRKNLLEHSTPCEAKSTSKKVNKRAPKIEDELSCPSKKFKRGKSANPLSPQACPAKLIPIKTTNQEVQVTDSALTKCSTQQLVDNAGSEGPFRGENIEPNQQEAGLNSEMKSSVIKGELNSQVTSQWDTAAGREDMTKGDSSEVIVEVDHIEKDAESSGALAEGRKGSYPENSYQLLDEEINLQKESDAIQQQKAGELHNVAGDGANEMNFKHCTAEEAELCTVIGFEPEGKEERQADEFTQSSAINVIVDSDLVKIQTTPFVKSSPIWKNVESLEAFQSLPQNPHFSPLIDCKEASREGSAIGHMLTFATVVDKTSKLHVDDPRMLFYSYLETLADLEMLGFDVKAVVDRLNKLLSIKDRQEQLQDQSKNVDIQIAECDHEKAKVKEDIDAIDKKLREIEEQRAMKVAMKVMKDSEIIALQEDANAISEDIVKSRQDFESLAAAPW
- the LOC110659442 gene encoding DUF724 domain-containing protein 3 isoform X2; this translates as MAGKRKDVNIERKTHFLSVGSQVEVSSDDEGFKGAWYVATILKSPFSSRKTFAKRKFKVLVQYHELITDNDENERLTEFVDASHIRPLPPPPDIDQSFEPHDVVDAFHRDGWWKAVVVKVQVLEKDNSKRYTVIFENPPEQFDFCSADLRFHWVWTDGNWVRPPKQKRMEGLKFGKGMAVEVSLNKENFQDAWFPAIVIEEVGFNSFLVECGSSRNNDENGLMREIVDSFHIRSPPPNLEVKNFEILETVDAFYDSSWRDGFITKILTDGRYNIFLKHANVEKQFSQSEIRPHLHLMNGSWDVSIGIQCKEHSTHVDNNAKSPEVAIHIESSTAEWDHSEGKSSCENSRKNLLEHSTPCEAKSTSKKVNKRAPKIEDELSCPSKKFKRGKSANPLSPQACPAKLIPIKTTNQEVQVTDSALTKCSTQQLVDNAGSEGPFRGENIEPNQQEAGLNSEMKSSVIKGELNSQVTSQWDTAAGREDMTKGDSSEVIVEVDHIEKDAESSGALAEGRKGSYPENSYQLLDEEINLQKESDAIQQQKAGELHNVAGDGANEMNFKHCTAEEAELCTVIGFEPEGKEERQADEFTQSSAINVIVDSDLVKIQTTPFVKSSPIWKNVESLEAFQSLPQNPHFSPLIDCKEASREGSAIGHMLTFATVVDKTSKLHVDDPRMLFYSYLETLADLEMLGFDVKAVVDRLNKLLSIKDRQEQLQDQSKNVDIQIAECDHEKAKVKEDIDAIDKKLREIEEQRAMKVAMKVMKDSEIIALQEDANAISEDIVKSRQDFESLAAAPW